One window of Caloenas nicobarica isolate bCalNic1 chromosome 7, bCalNic1.hap1, whole genome shotgun sequence genomic DNA carries:
- the VSIR gene encoding V-type immunoglobulin domain-containing suppressor of T-cell activation isoform X1, whose amino-acid sequence MEVMSPQPRLLLAMLCLLVSHGGPAAFLITTPYSLCVCPEGQNVTLTCRISGPLTDRHNLLYKSWYFSSNGDQSCSEKKHIRNVTNKELHHDLARHHEPPGNDTQKSPLGGQTSHHGVEFVPDHHGAFHIVVMNLTLQDSGNYCCYAIEARREHSRIHTLQVVHGFVELQIQQGNGGLQNCTFHTATSKDITAAALATGACIVGILCLPLILLLIYKQRQAVSSRRAHELVRMESSAQGIENPVFEAVPSASTEPRPRPQLSYMASRQPSESGRHLLSEPGTPLSPPGPGDCFFPTLDPVPDSPNSLKD is encoded by the exons ATGGAGGTGatgtccccccagcccaggctgctgctggccaTGCTCTGCCTGCTCGTGTCCCACG GAGGGCCGGCAGCTTTCCTGATCACCACCCCGTACTCGCTTTGTGTCTGCCCCGAGGGCCAGAATGTCACCCTGACCTGCCGCATCAGTGGTCCTCTCACCGACCGCCACAACCTGCTCTACAAATCCTGGTACTTCAGCAGCAACGGCGACCAGAGCTGCTCCGAGAAGAAGCACATCCGCAACGTCACCAACAAGGAGCTGCACCACGACCTGGCCAGGCACCACGAGCCGCCGGGCAACGACACCCAAAAATCCCCCCTCGGGGGGCAAACCAGCCATCACGGAGTGGAATTTGTCCCCGACCACCACGGTGCTTTTCACATCGTGGTGATGAACCTGACGCTGCAGGACAGTGGGAATTACTGCTGCTACGCCATCGAGGCCAGGCGGGAGCACAGCAGGATCCACACCCTGCAAGTCGTTCACGGCTTCGTGGAGCTGCAGATTCAGCAAG GCAATGGAGGGCTTCAAAACTGCACGTTTCACACCGCCACCAgcaaag ATATCACGGCTGCTGCACTGGCGACAGGCGCCTGCATCGTGGgcatcctctgcctgcccctCATCTTGCTCCTGATTTACAAGCAGAGACAAGCCGTCAGCAGCAGAC GTGCCCATGAGCTCGTCAGGATGGAGAG cagtgcccagggcATCGAAAACCCCGTTTTCGAGGCGGTCCCCTCAGCGAGCACGGAGCCACGGCCCCGACCCCAGCTCTCCTACATGGCCAGCCGGCAGCCCTCCGAGTCTGGCCGGCACCTCCTCTCTGAGCCTGGCACCCCTCTGTCCCCCCCTGGCCCCGGGGACTGCTTCTTCCCAACGCTGG ATCCTGTTCCCGACTCACCAAATTCCTTGAAAGACTAA
- the VSIR gene encoding V-type immunoglobulin domain-containing suppressor of T-cell activation isoform X2 — MEVMSPQPRLLLAMLCLLVSHGGPAAFLITTPYSLCVCPEGQNVTLTCRISGPLTDRHNLLYKSWYFSSNGDQSCSEKKHIRNVTNKELHHDLARHHEPPGNDTQKSPLGGQTSHHGVEFVPDHHGAFHIVVMNLTLQDSGNYCCYAIEARREHSRIHTLQVVHGFVELQIQQGNGGLQNCTFHTATSKDITAAALATGACIVGILCLPLILLLIYKQRQAVSSRRAHELVRMESAQGIENPVFEAVPSASTEPRPRPQLSYMASRQPSESGRHLLSEPGTPLSPPGPGDCFFPTLDPVPDSPNSLKD, encoded by the exons ATGGAGGTGatgtccccccagcccaggctgctgctggccaTGCTCTGCCTGCTCGTGTCCCACG GAGGGCCGGCAGCTTTCCTGATCACCACCCCGTACTCGCTTTGTGTCTGCCCCGAGGGCCAGAATGTCACCCTGACCTGCCGCATCAGTGGTCCTCTCACCGACCGCCACAACCTGCTCTACAAATCCTGGTACTTCAGCAGCAACGGCGACCAGAGCTGCTCCGAGAAGAAGCACATCCGCAACGTCACCAACAAGGAGCTGCACCACGACCTGGCCAGGCACCACGAGCCGCCGGGCAACGACACCCAAAAATCCCCCCTCGGGGGGCAAACCAGCCATCACGGAGTGGAATTTGTCCCCGACCACCACGGTGCTTTTCACATCGTGGTGATGAACCTGACGCTGCAGGACAGTGGGAATTACTGCTGCTACGCCATCGAGGCCAGGCGGGAGCACAGCAGGATCCACACCCTGCAAGTCGTTCACGGCTTCGTGGAGCTGCAGATTCAGCAAG GCAATGGAGGGCTTCAAAACTGCACGTTTCACACCGCCACCAgcaaag ATATCACGGCTGCTGCACTGGCGACAGGCGCCTGCATCGTGGgcatcctctgcctgcccctCATCTTGCTCCTGATTTACAAGCAGAGACAAGCCGTCAGCAGCAGAC GTGCCCATGAGCTCGTCAGGATGGAGAG tgcccagggcATCGAAAACCCCGTTTTCGAGGCGGTCCCCTCAGCGAGCACGGAGCCACGGCCCCGACCCCAGCTCTCCTACATGGCCAGCCGGCAGCCCTCCGAGTCTGGCCGGCACCTCCTCTCTGAGCCTGGCACCCCTCTGTCCCCCCCTGGCCCCGGGGACTGCTTCTTCCCAACGCTGG ATCCTGTTCCCGACTCACCAAATTCCTTGAAAGACTAA